The following coding sequences are from one Gadus morhua chromosome 10, gadMor3.0, whole genome shotgun sequence window:
- the adgrg4a gene encoding adhesion G-protein coupled receptor G4 isoform X2 produces MWQLEPGLSVPELEELSVCVLLRLTVITEWTAFAYKAPGNPAVELGLEGDDQHITAVLFGARWPLNESLSSKVWQSVCLTWSAASRHLRLYVNGTRRLDQAVDPPVSGRLAPNGTLTLAWPHSVDQNGTVWREDGKTLMGGIGLFRMWAREWRAEEIMLLGCVEGDVVSWDARHWNHRSPASCPPKEDTSLHCEWSSYEIKMWAYIKHSNTSDATNSSLESITRHWMESIFPQNFSVQHVSVLSQSRRCLAGDNPAALYIQLPKKSKEFGNFTFDYCFLSEVLVSISPKKSVELVQADIRMKLEPEFSYDSLTLRTDIHDLSIQPVAPLYTMTEPPPIVSESPRPATDKTFSFPTMSTDSTTEGPKSCPEETLESIYGVYLWPETFTFGPQFMKCQRPFYGVAFRVCKFDIDSDMTSWEDPDMTYCEPHMNISDLHDWNVTAENAMDMVQTIQRLLFYELVYGSGSDAELSASDMVTVMGKLDDVVDVSVVTAELSNDIFLIISLILIPRRDMAPVSNMVLKLTERIGDKAVFSGDLFNVAFPKMAVSMINVQPKNFRGITFCVTNYADGMIPELMVNESFAEPIPGTVASITLPAELKNRLAADGNKTRIQFQFYGVQDLFNDTDIAIEAEGNWTLNSYVISASINNRTVKNLNQSVEVTLSNNRAMQEHEKVMCVFWDFGDNEGQGGWNSQGCETRPISAIKTSCFCNHLTNFAVLLDISRAPLTTNSTQQCPSSPTTTKAPLNNTVGIMVSFFGVNMTFILNGNATNPTTVIECWLYERLVLNGMDMVDFWIFGNSIRNMKQYGVQQISHGLNEEYNCTFHVRGNLLSTIKELETLIVGSLNQTFSNDTLSIQTTQLMVRYIGPSCPEETLKTIYGVYLWPETFPLNKRALKCQRDFNRTAFRFCKFDVDSDMTSWEVPDMTECEPLTIISDLNDHNVTAENAMDMVQTIQDLVDVELGSGSGDGELSASDMVTVVGKLDDVVDVSVVTAELSNDIFSMISDILISRSDMAPVSNMVLKLTERIGDKAVFSGDLFNVAFPAMAVSMINVKPKNFSGITFCVTNYADGMTPELMVNESFAEPIPGTVASIALPAELKNQLAADGNKTRFQFQFYGVQDLFNDTGIAIKAEGNWTLNSYVISASINNRTVKNLNQSVEVTLSNNRAMQEHENVTCVFWDFGDNEAQGRWNSTGCETRAISANVTSCSCNHLTSFAVLLDISRAPMSEKDREIMTLISYLGCGISSIFLGITLMTYLIFGKLRRDHPSKILINLSAALLALNLLYLLNTWMSSYGYGLCILTAVLMHFFLLASFTWMGLEALHMYFALIKVFNAYVRSYILKLCVVGWGVPLIIVGVVLATDVDAYGSSNITSAADETSEPFCWIQSDVHFYVTVAGFILLVVLGNTGVFVVVLIQIRRMRTNKPLGKPAAGGSAQDLRAAASLTVLLGLTWLSAFFAVGPGRTVMLYVFCILNSLQGFFIFVFHCLTKENVRKQWRTRLTFDRFKPNDSDWSRSTSRPKQEPNSHSMGSVDTSSIIKASEFSSTTESLPVHPGSEGAGLLLQVAQPASTPNNIKTNTSVSWSNQ; encoded by the exons ATGTGGCAGCTGGAACCAGGGCTGTCTGTGccagagctggaggagctgagcgtgtgtgtcttgCTACGCCTCACAGTGATAACCGAATGGACCGCCTTCGCCTACAAAGCCCCCGGGAACCCGGCGGTCGAGCTGGGACTGGAAGGAGACGACCAACACATCACGGCGGTGCTGTTTGGAGCCAGATGGCCCCTGAACGAATCGCTGTCATCCAAAGTCTggcagtctgtgtgtttgacctGGTCAGCCGCGAGCCGGCACCTTCGACTCTACGTCAACGGGACGAGGCGTCTGGACCAGGCCGTAGACCCCCCCGTGTCTGGGCGGCTGGCCCCCAACGGAACCCTGACCCTGGCCTGGCCTCACTCGGTGGACCAGAATGGCACGGTGTGGCGGGAGGACGGGAAGACCCTCATGGGGGGCATCGGCCTGTTCAGGATGTGGGCCAGAGAATGGCGAGCTGAGGAGATTATGCTGCTGGGATGCGTGGAGGGAGACGTGGTGAGCTGGGACGCCAGACACTGGAATCACCGTTCACCCGCTAGCTGTCCTCCCAAAGAGGACACCAGCCTGCATTGTG AGTGGTCGAGCTACGAAATTAAAATGTGGGCTTATATCAAACACTCCAACACTTCTGATGCAACCAATAGCAGCCTGGAATCAATCACAAGGCACTGG ATGGAAAGCATCTTCCCGCAGAACTTTTCTGTTCAGCACGTGTCAGTGCTCTCTCAAAG CCGGCGCTGTCTTGCAGGCGATAACCCTGCTGCTCTATACATACAACTCCCTAAG AAATCAAAAGAATTTGGGAACTTCACCTTTGATTACTG CTTCCTCTCTGAGGTGTTGGTGAGCATTAGTCCCAAGAAGAGTGTTGAGTTGGTGCAGGCTGACATCAGGATGAAACTGGAGCCAGAGTTCTCCTATGACTCCCTTACCCTGAGGACGGATATCCATGATCTTAGCATTCAACCAGTCG CGCCGTTGTACACAATGACAGAGCCACCACCTATAGTCTCAGAATCACCCAGACCAG CAACTGACAAAACCTTCAGCTTCCCAACAATGAGTACAGACTCCACCACAGAAG GGCCAAAGAGCTGTCCAGAAGAAACTCTAGAGTCCATCTACGGGGTGTATTTGTGGCCCGAGACGTTTACTTTTGGCCCACAATTCATGAAGTGTCAGAGGCCTTTCTACGGGGTTGCCTTCCGGGTTTG TAAATTCGATATCGACTCTGACATGACCAGCTGGGAGGATCCCGATATGACTTATTGCGAGCCCCACATGAACATATCTGACCTGCACGACTGGAATGTCACAGCTG AGAACGCGATGGACATGGTGCAGACCATTCAGCGCCTGCTGTTCTATGAGCTGGTCTATGGCAGCGGGAGCGACGCAGAGCTCAGCGCCTCAGACATGGTGACCGTGATGGGGAAGCTGGATGATGTCGTAGACGTCAGCGTGGTCACGGCCGAGCTCAGCAATGACATCTTCCTTATAATCTCACTTATTCTGATCCCCAGGCGTGACATGGCTCCAGTGTCTAACAT GGTGCTGAAACTCACAGAAAGAATCGGGGACAAGGCAGTGTTTTCAGGGGATTTATTTAACGTGGCCTTCCCTAAAATGGCTGTGTCCATGATCAACGTGCAGCCAAAGAACTTCAGAGGAATCACCTTCTGCGTTACTAATTATGCTGATGGTATGATCCCAGAG CTCATGGTCAACGAGAGCTTTGCTGAACCAATCCCAGGCACGGTTGCGTCTATCACCCTGCCAGCTGAGCTCAAAAATCGACTCGCAGCGGACGGAAACAAAACCAGAATTCAGTTCCAGTTCTATGGAGTACAAGACCTCTTCAAT GACACAGACATTGCCATCGAAGCAGAGGGTAACTGGACTCTCAACAGCTACGTCATTTCGGCCAGCATCAACAACAGAACAGTGAAAAACCTCAATCAGAGTGTGGAGGTGACCCTCAGCAACAACAGAGCCATGCAG GAACATGAGAAGGTGATGTGCGTCTTCTGGGACTTTGGTGATAATG AGGGTCAAGGTGGTTGGAACAGCCAGGGGTGTGAGACTCGTCCTATATCTGCTATTAAGACAAGCTGTTTCTGCAATCACCTCACAAACTTTGCTGTGCTTTTG GACATATCCAGGGCCCCCCTGA CTACAAATTCAACCCAGCAATGTCCTTCCAGTCCTACAACAACCAAAGCGCCGCTCAACAACACTGTTG GCATAATGGTTTCGTTCTTCGGAGTAAACATGACCTTTATATTGAATGGCAACGCTACAAATCCAACAACTGTTATCGAGTGCTGG CTTTACGAGCGACTGGTGTTAAATGGCATGGACATGGTGGACTTCTGGATATTTGGAAATAGTATCAG GAACATGAAACAATATGGTGTACAACAG ATCTCCCACGGGCTAAACGAAGA ATATAACTGCACCTTCCATGTTCGGGGAAATCTATTGTCAACTATCAAAGAACTGGAAACCCTCATAGTAGGCTCCCTGAATCAAACGTTCAGTAACGATACTCTTTCCATTCAAACAACACAGCTGATGGTACGGTACATTG GGCCAAGCTGTCCAGAAGAAACTCTGAAGACCATCTACGGGGTGTATTTGTGGCCCGAGACGTTTCCTCTGAACAAGCGAGCCTTGAAATGTCAGAGGGATTTCAACAGGACAGCCTTCCGGTTTTG TAAATTCGATGTCGACTCTGACATGACCAGCTGGGAGGTTCCCGATATGACTGAATGCGAGCCCCTCACGATCATATCTGACCTGAACGACCACAATGTCACAGCTG AGAACGCGATGGACATGGTGCAGACCATTCAGGACCTGGTGGACGTTGAGCTGGGCTCAGGCAGCGGCGACGGAGAGCTCAGCGCCTCAGACATGGTGACCGTGGTGGGGAAGCTGGATGATGTCGTAGACGTCAGCGTGGTCACGGCCGAGCTCAGCAATGACATCTTCTCTATGATCTCAGATATTCTGATCTCCAGGAGTGACATGGCTCCAGTGTCTAACAT GGTGCTGAAACTCACAGAAAGAATCGGGGACAAGGCAGTGTTTTCAGGGGATTTATTTAACGTGGCCTTCCCTGCAATGGCTGTGTCCATGATCAACGTGAAGCCAAAGAACTTCAGCGGAATCACCTTCTGCGTTACTAATTATGCTGATGGTATGACCCCAGAG CTCATGGTCAACGAGAGCTTTGCTGAACCAATCCCAGGCACGGTTGCGTCTATCGCCCTGCCAGCTGAGCTCAAAAATCAACTCGCAGCGGACGGAAACAAAACCAGATTTCAGTTCCAGTTCTATGGAGTACAAGACCTCTTCAAT GACACAGGCATTGCCATCAAAGCAGAGGGTAACTGGACTCTCAACAGCTATGTCATTTCGGCCAGCATCAACAACAGAACAGTGAAAAACCTCAATCAGAGTGTGGAGGTGACCCTCAGCAACAACAGAGCCATGCAG GAACATGAGAACGTGACGTGCGTCTTCTGGGACTTTGGTGATAACG AGGCTCAAGGTCGTTGGAACAGCACGGGGTGTGAGACTCGGGCTATATCTGCTAATGTGACAAGCTGTTCCTGCAATCACCTCACAAGCTTTGCTGTGCTTTTG GACATATCCAGGGCCCCCATGAGTGAGAAAGACCGTGAGATTATGACGCTGATTTCGTATCTGGGGTGTGGTATATCCTCCATCTTCCTGGGCATCACCCTTATGACTTACTTGATCTTTGG AAAACTGCGTCGGGATCACCCGTCCAAGATTCTGATCAACCTATCGGCCGCCCTGCTGGCCCTGAACCTGCTGTACCTGCTCAACACCTGGATGTCCAGCTACGGCTACGGCCTGTGCATCCTGACCGCGGTGCTCATGCACTTCTTCCTGCTGGCGTCCTTCACCTGGATGGGGCTGGAGGCACTGCACATGTACTTTGCCCTCATCAAGGTCTTCAACGCGTACGTGCGGTCCTACATCCTCAAACTCTGCGTGGTGGGCTGGG GGGTTCCCCTGATCATAGTGGGAGTGGTGCTGGCCACTGATGTAGACGCCTATGGCAGCAGCAATATAACTTCAGCAGCAGATGAAACATCTGAACCATT CTGCTGGATCCAGAGCGACGTGCACTTCTACGTGACGGTGGCGGGCTTCATCCTGCTCGTCGTGCTGGGGAACACCGGTGTGTTCGTGGTGGTGCTGATCCAGATCCGACGCATGCGCACCAACAAGCCGCTGGGGAAGCCGGCCGCGGGCGGCTCGGCGCAGGACCTGCGGGCCGCCGCCAGCCTCACCGTCCTCCTGGGCCTCACCTGGCTCTCGGCCTTCTTCGCCGTGGGGCCGGGCAGGACGGTGATGCTCTACGTGTTCTGTATCCTCAACAGTCTGCAGG GCTTCTTTATCTTTGTGTTCCACTGTCTGACGAAGGAGAACGTGAGGAAACAGTGGAGAACACGTTTGACCTTTGACCGATTCAAGCCGAATGACTCAG ACTGGAGTCGCTCCACCAGTCGGCCCAAACAGGAGCCCAACTCTCACTCCATGGGGTCGGTGGACACCTCGTCCATCATCAAGGCCTCAGAGTTTTCCAGCACCACGGAGTCCCTGCCCGTCCACCCCGGGAGTGAGGGAGCCGGACTCCTTCTACAGGTGGCTCAACCCGCCAGCACTCCCAACAACATAAAGACCAACACCTCAGTGTCCTGGTCTAATCAGTAG